In Meiothermus cerbereus DSM 11376, the genomic window TGTACGCCGAGATCCCCCTCGGATAGGGTTGTACCCTAGTGGTTGTGAAGCACCTTCTCTGGTTGATGCTGCTCCTGGCGGCCTGTGTACCTGCCCCACCCCAGCGCAACCTGCGTCCGGCAGGCAGCCCCGACGTGGTGGTGATGGGCTTCTCGGGGCGCTGCGCTTCGTTGCCGGTGGTGGGCGATGGCTGCAATCCGCCCTTTGACAACTATGGCTACCTCGACGACCTGGTGTTTCCCCGTAGCAGCACGCCGCGCCAGACGGCCCAGACAGTGGTGGATACCTTTCGTGAGCTGGGCTACAGCGTAGAGTACTTTGACGTTTCGGCCTTCCTGTATGCCCATACCAGCGGCATCTCGAGGCAGCAGGAAAACGGCTACCTCGAGGCCGAAGGGTATCTGCGGCGGATCTACCAATACTGGATTAGGGGCTTCGAGAACCCCACTCGAGTGGTGCTGTTGGCCCATTCCCACGGCACCGTCTGGGCCAGTCTCTTGGCCTGGAACCACCCCGAGGTACGGTTCGACTACTTTATCTACCTGGACGCCATCTGCAGCTTTTGGGATACGGACAACCTGCGCAATAACCGCATTATTCAGGGGTATTACGACGTGCGGGGTCTGCGCCGTCCCTTCCCGCTCAACGACGATGAAGGGGGTGGCCCCTGCAAGGTGATTGCGGTACCGGGCCAGAGCGCCAGGCAAGACCTCAACGATGTGGTTCCCCCCAACGTCCAGGTGGGCCTCGAGGTCGTCAGCCGCAGCCCACTTAACCTGGCTCCGCTCAACTTTATCCACGACGACGATCCCGACTACCGGCTCGATGGCAGCCAGACCGGGCTTTTGCGCTTCCAGTCCCGTGAAGACCATAGCGGCGTCACGGCTCGAGGCAGCGACGCCCTGCAATGGGTGGTGTCCCAGATTCGGGGCCGAGGGGGCTTTTGACCCCGGTTGGGGTCTCGTGTAACCTAAATCCAGCAGGGGATTCAGCATGTCGGTTGTCGAGCGTATGCAGGCGCAGGTTCGACGGTGGGACGAAACCAACGACCACCGGGCGGTGTTTCTGAGTTGTTATTCCATGATGACCCAGAACATGCTGGCTGCGCTGGATCAGGGTGCGTTTCAAGACCCAGGCTGGGTAAACCGGCTGCTCCACCACTTCGCCGATTACTACTTTGAGGCGCTCGAGGCCTACGAACAAGACCCGCTCACCGCCCCGACGGTGTGGCAGATTGCCCACTACGGCAGCCAGAGCCCCAGCCTGAAAGCCCTGCAAAAACTGCTGCTAGGTTAACGCGCACATCAACTACGACTTGGTATTTGCCGTAAGCGACCTGCTGCAAGATGAGTGGCTCCTTTTGAGCCCAGGGCAGCGCCAGATGCGTTACGCCGACCACTGCAAGGTGAACGTGATGATTGCCCAGACCATAGACGCCGTACAGGATCAGGTCATCGAACGCTACGACCCCAAGATGGATCTGGTGGATCGGCTGATGGGTTCGCTGGACGAGTGGTTGATTTCGCGCCTAATTGCGGGCTGGCGCGACCGGGTCTGGCGCAACGCCCTTGACCGCGGGCAGCCCCCCAGGCCGCGCGTGCGTTGCTGGCCCAGCAGGTCGAAAAGGCCTGTTTAAAGGTGGCCGATTCGATCCTGCTCCAGCGCTAGCGTTAGCCAGCAAACTTACGGAGCATCGCAGCAATCTGCGCTGGTTTTTGGCTGTCGCCCTTGGCGATGTCGGTGGCGCAGAGGGTAAGGAATTCCTGCAGAATCAGGGTAGAGGCCGACTCCATGGCTTTCTTGGTGGCGGTCATCTGGGTCAGCACCTCCTCGCAGGGGCGGCCTTCCTCGACCATTTTTTGTAAGCCCCGCACCTGCCCTTCGATCCGGCGCAGGCGCTTGAGAATGCCATCCAGGGTTTCACCGTTGAGGTCGGTGGTGTTCATATAAACATAGTCTATCCGGTTTCCTGGGGCCGTGGGTGATTGCCGACATTTTCGGCCTACTGCACAGCGGCGTCTTTAATCGGCCTCCCCCTCGAGGTCCGCAGGTGTGGCCTCGAGGGCCGCCTCGCGCGGGGCCTCGGGATAAAACTTTCGCAGCCTTCCACCAAATAGCCGAACCAGCCTTTGAAAGCGGGGGTCTTCCAGTAGGCTGGCTTCACTGCCGGGTCTGGCCTCGGCCTCCTCTGGCATATCGTCGGATGGGGGTGCATCAAACGGCGAGTCTTCGGGGCTCCAGGGCTCCGGTTCGGGGGGCTCCAGGGCTGGGCTGGGCGCTTCCTGGATTGCCTCGGCTGGAGCGGGCCCGCGAGCGGTAGTGGGGGTGGGTTTATCTTCGGGGGGTAGCGGGGGGTGTGCCGGAGCAGGGGAAGGGACGGACTCGGCGCTGGCCGCCGGGTTGCTGGTGCGCTCGGGTGCGGTGGGCCTGGAGGGACGGGCCGAGGGCTCATCCGCTAGTTTTTTTTTCCCTCCCAGCCTGAGCTCCACCTGCGGGATGCCCAGCACCTCCTGCACGGCTTTCTGGATATCGCTCAGATGCTTTTGTGCGCCCTGGTGGTGGAAGCTTTTTTGCTCTGGAAACAGCAAAACCAGCCTGTCTTCTTCGAAACGGGGCTCGGCTTCGCGCACAAAAGCCCGGATGGTGGTCTTTAGCGCCCCCATGACCCGCCGCCACTCCGAGGCCAGGTCGGCCACGCTTTGCGGGGTGGGACTGGGGGATGCGGGCGCTTCTTCGCGCTCCGGAGGGCGCGCTGTCCGCCCCTCTGGCTTTCTGGGTCTGGGGTCAAACTCGGGGATGGCCGGGGTGCTGGTTGGGGTGGACGGGGCTGTTGGGGCAGCATGCAGGGCCTGAAAGGCGCTCAGCACGGCCAGCTCGAGCGAGAGGGCATCGGAGCGCTTCAGGAGGCGCTCCTGGGCCTCGTCCAGCGCGGTCATGGCGGCCACCAGGCGTTCTTCGGGCTGGTTCAGGTGGGGGCCGGTGCCCCCATAGGCGTCAGCCTGTCCCGAAGGGGATCGTCCAAGCCCCATGCGCCCGTACAGGCCGGCCCGCAGGGCTTCCAGGAGCCCCTGGGCCAGAGTGCGTGCGGCAAACCCCTGGGCGTAGAGGTGGTGGGCCTGCTCCAGCGCCCGGCGAAGCTGCCCTTGGCCCAGGGCCTCGGCCAGGGCAAACAGGGCTTCCTGGGGGGGCAGCCCCAGGGCGTCTTCGGTTTGCTTGAGGGTAAGGGGGCCCTCGAGGGTCAGCAGCCGGTCGAGCAGGCTCTCGGCGTCGCGCATGGCCCCGTCGGCCAGTCGGGCCACCAGCCCAAGGGCAGGAAGTTCGGCCTCGCGGCCCAGACCGGCCAGGATGCGCTGTAGCTTCTCTACAATCTCGGCCTCGGAAAGCCGACGAAAGCGGAAGTGCTGGGTGCGCGAGAGGATGGTGGGGGGCATCCGCTCGGGTTCGGTGGTGGCGAAGATGAAAATCACGTGCGGGGGGGGTTCCTCGAGCGTCTTCAGCAGCGCGTTGAAGGCGCTTTTGGACATCATGTGGGCCTCGTCGAGAATCACCACCTTGTGGTTGCCCAGGATGGGGGCCAGCAAGATTCGCTCGCGCAGGTCGCGCACGTCTTCTACCGAGTTGTTGGAGGCGGCGTCAATTTCCAGCACATCGGGATGACGCCCCTCCCGCACCAAGCGGCAACCTTCGCAAACCCCACAAGGTTTCGGGTTCTGGCTGCAATTGACGGCCTGGGCAATCAGCCGGGCGCTGCTAGTTTTCCCCACCCCTCTAGGCCCCGAAAACAAATAGGCCTGCGCTAGCTTGCCCTGCCGGAGTGCATTCATCAGCACTTCTTTGACATGCTCCTGCCCCACCATCTCGTCGAAGGTGGTGGGACGGGCCTGGCGGTAGAGCGCACTCACGGGTTCTAGCTTAAGGCCCATAGCCCAAAGCGCAAAGCTGGGGGGCAGCCGGGCCGCCAGAATGCTAAATATCCGGTAGATCCAGGTCGGGGATGCGGCTAAAGGCAATGCGGGTCACGGCGCTTTGCTCGGTGCGGTGCATGCCGGCAAAGTAGAGGGCCTGGGGGCCGTATTTGCCGTTGGCCTGGTCCATGGCACGAGCTAGCCGTACCAACTTCTGGTCGGACTCAAACAGCGGCCAGCTCAGCTCGAGCTCGGGAATCAGGTGGCCCAGGACAATACCCACCTTGAAGGGGGAGCCCTCGGGTTTTTGCTGCCAGAGCTGCAGGCTAACCCGCAGGAGGCTCAGGGTGTCCTGGCTGGGCTGGATGCGGCTATGGGCCTCCCAGCTGCGCTTTTCGGCGCCTTCCAGAAAGCGCACAAACAGGGCTACAGAACCCGCCCAGTAGCCTTCGTGGCGCAGGCGGGCTGCCGCACGATGCACCAGCCGGGTGAGCACCGCGCGGGCCCCGGCCTCGCTACGAAATACCGGGGGCAGCACGTGCGAGTGGCTCAGGCTGCGCCGCCGGGTAGGGGCTTCGGGCAGGTCGGCCCCGCGCAGGCGATGCCACCAGCTAAAGCCGTGAATCTGACTGCCCCAGACCCGCGCCAGCTGCTGCACAGAAAGCCGGTAGAGCTGCTCCACGCTGGTTACACCGTGCTTGAACAGGCGCTGCTCCATGTTGGGGCCAATGCCCGGCAGATCGCGCAGGTGCAGCGAATAGAGCCGATGGGGCAGGTCGGAGAGCTGCAGCAGGGTCAGGCCGTCGGGTTTGTGCATCTCGGCGGCCACCTTAGCCAGAAACCGGTTGGGCCCCAGCCCCACCGAACAGCGAAGTTGATCCCCGACGTGCCGGTAGATGGCCTCTTTGACCTGTTCCCCTAGCTTTCGGGCGTGAGCAGGCTCTTTTTCCCGGCCCATCAGCTTGCAGACCATCTCGTCAATCGAGAGCACCGCCTCCACTGGCAGTACCGTATCTACTGCCCGCAGAATCTGGTGATGAATGCGGATGTACTCCTTGGGGCGGGCCTCGACGACTTCTAGCTTGGGGCACAACAGCCGGGCATCCTGTACCTGTGTCCCGGTCTTGATGCCGTAGCGCTTGGCCTCGTAGCTGGCGGCGATGCAGCAGGTGGTCTCGGCCAGCATGGGCACCACCGCCACGGGCTTGCCGCGCAGCTCGGGCCGGAGCTGTTGCTCCACCGAGGCAAAATAGGAATTCATGTCCAGGAACAAGTAGTTGATGCCCATGCGAGCCTCCGGGATGGGGGATTATGCTCACCGAACCGATCCAGTTAGTATGTATACTACATAATACATTTATTGCATTTTTGCAAGAGCCAACTATCCGGACACCTACTGCGACCTGCTGGTGTGGGAGAGTTGGGGGGTTTGAGCAATGCTCAGGGGGCTCAGTCCAGGGGGTCTTTGGCGGTCTCTTTGGTATCGGGGACAAACCCCGCAAACACAAATACTTCGTCCCCTTGGTCGCTCAGGTGCAGTTCGGCCAGCCCCTTGCGGACCATCTCGCGCAGGTGGGTGCGGGCCTGTTCGATTTCCAGCTGGCAGTGCAGCACCACCTCGGCCAGGGTGACCCGGCCCTGCATCTGCTTGGCCAGGGCCAGGATGCGTTGTTCGGATGATGTGGCTAGGTTACGAGGGTTCTTAGCGCTGGCCAGGCGATAACCCAGCGCCCCCACAATGGCAAAAAACACCGCTATGCCCGCCAGAACCCCAGGCCCCTCTTCGCCTGTGTTGCCCGAAACCAGGTCGCTGATGGCAGCTACCACAAAAAACCCGCTCATTGCCACGATGAACCATCCCAAAAAGGTTCGCATCTAGTCACAGTATAGGCATGGGCAACATGGGCTGTGGTGCAAAAAGAAAGAGCCCCCAGAGGAGGGCCCTTTTTTCCGTAGAGAGCGCGATCAGAAGTTTAGCTTAAAGCCTGCCCGGGCTCCCAGGCCAACGTTGCCGCCGCTCTCGAAGCGGGGATTGCCTTCCACGAAGAGGCCCAGGGGGCCAAACAGGTTGAGGTCGAGCCCCACCGCGGCGGTGCCGTAGATGGGGTTGGCCAGGGCCGGCAGGAAGCGGGCCCCCACACCCACATAGGGGCTAATCAACCCACTGCCGAAGTGGCGCATCAGGTAGGCCTCGAGGCCCAGGGCATTGGTGCTGAGGTTGTAGTCCAGGCCGGCCCGCAGGCCAAAGCCCAGGAACACCTCGCGTACGCCCACCATCCCGCTGATGTTCAGGTTGCTGCTGTCGAAGATGCCACCAGCCGGCTGAGGGATGATGCCCAGGGCAGCGCCCGCGCCAAAGTAGAGGTTGCGAGTCGGAGGCGCCACGGGTGCCACCGGTCGTACTTCAGGTTGGGGCTGCGGTTGCGGTTGAGGCTGGGGTTGGGGCGCGGGCTGTTGGGCCTGCTGGCGCAGCTCGTTGACCTGGCCTTGCAAGGTGGTGACCTGGTTGCTCAGGGCGCGCACCTGCTCTTCCAGGGCGGCTACGCGGGCGGCATCGGGACGGTTGCGAATCTGTTCCTCCAAAGTGGCGATGCGGCGCTCGAGGGCCACTGCATCCTGCGGGGCGGTAGGGGCGGCGGGGGCCTGGCTCAGGCGCTGAATCTGCTGCTCCAAGACCGCAATACGGGCCTGGAGTTCGGCTGGGGTGGGCCCCGCCGGTTGGGCCGGGGCCTGAGCCAGTCGCTGGATCTGCTGTTCGAGGGCCGCCAGGCGCTCCTGCAGGGCGGCTACGCGCTGGCTGGTCTCGATGGCCTGCCTGACCTCGGCCTCGAGCGCGGCCAGCTTACCGGCCTGATCCTGGCTGGTGCGCTCGAGGGCAGCAAAGCGTTGCTGAAGTTGTTGAAGCTCGGGGGCTACCTCCTGTGCCCCCCGCTCAACGGCCAGACGGCACTCGGGGCGGGCGTTCTCGAGGCGGTTGGTCTGGTAGAGTCGGAAGAAAATCAGGGCGGCCTGGTAGCGGGTCAGGTTCTGGTTGCCCCGGAAGGTGGCATCGGGGAAACCCTCGATCAGGCCGCACTGCACCGCAAACTCCACGGCCTGGCGGGCCCAGTGCCCAGCCGGAATATCCCGAAACTGGGTCTGGGCGCTGGCAAATACTCCAAAAAATGTAGCCAGCACAAAACTGATAATGGCTAAACGGCTTTTTAGCATACAAACCTCCTTCTGGGCTTTTGAAGCCAAGGGTGCTTGGCTCCGTTTCCTACGCTACGCAGCCAAGGTGAGGGCTTGCGCTGGCTGCGCTATAACTGAAATTGGGAACCCTATCACCCATTTCATGATTGGGGCGGCGGATGCAGGTGAAAAATTTGCTGGGGCCGCCTTCCTGCACCGCGCACAACAACGACTCCCTGTGTGCGGCTCCGTTCATGAAGGCAAAATGATGAAAATTCGACGTATACTTACGTTTAGTATGCGTATAATTGCTGTGTTGCCCTGGCTAATTGCCCTGGTGCTGGCCCAGGCTGGCCCCACCTATACGGTGCAGCGCGGCGACACCCTGTACTCGATTGCCAAGCGCCACGATACCACCGTGGAAATTTTGATGCGGCTCAATGGCCTGAACGACGCCACCCTGAGCGTGGGGCAGGTGCTCCAGTTGCCACCCCAGACGGTACAGCACACTGTCCAGCGCGGCGATACACTTTTTTCTATTGCCCGGCGCTATGGCTCCACGGTGCAGGCCATCCAGCAAGAAAACAACCTCGAGGGCACCACCCTTTCGCTTGGACAGGTGCTGCGGATTCCCCAGGTGGGCGTGGTTACTCCCAGCAACCCACCGGCTGCACCTCTCAATCCGTCCCCTACCAACCCCAATCCCGCCCCACCCGCGGGCGCTTCGGCCAATCTGGTTAACTCGACCCCGCTTCCCAGTCCCACCCCACCCCAGCCTGCACCCGAGCCCGCTCCGCCACCCCAGCCCAGCCAACCCCTCGACACCGACTACGACCCCACCCACCCCCTGATTCTGGTGGTGCTCAAATACCTGGGCCTGCCCTATGTGTTTGGGGCCAACTCCGACCGCGCGGTGGACTGCTCGGCTTTTGTGCAGCAGGTCTTTGCCGAGGTGGGTATCAAGCTGCCCCGTACCAGCCGCGAGCAATGGGCCGCCTTCAGCACCGTACAAGGGGCCATGCGCCAGGGCGATCTGGTGTTTTTTAGCTTTGGGGGCCGCCAGATTGACCACGTGGGCATCTACCTGGGCCGCGGCGTGTTTGCCCACGCCAACAGCTACGGCAGCCGGGTGGTGATCGAAAGCCTGGACAGCCCCTTCTACAAGCGGGTCTACCGGGGGGCCAAGCGGGTGGAGGCCCTGTCGGCCCAGCAACCCTGAGGGCATCTGGGCTCTGGCCCCTCATACCAACCCTACCTGAAGCTTTCTGGTTGGTGCAGGTCAAAACCGTCCGGATATAAGAGCAGCGTTTCGGGTAGGGATCCCAGCAAAAAGTACGAATCTAAGACACTTCTTATCAGGCAGGGTTTGCATGGCACAAGGCCCAGGGCCAACAGAGTTAAATAAACCCTATCAAATAATCTGAGTAGAAAAATCCTAAAAATAAAAACTGGACAAGCGCTGGACGCTGCTCATTAGACTGCAATAAAGGTCATATGAGCTGGGAGCGTGCCCACCATAAAAAGTCGCTGCGTTTGCTGGAAGCTCGAGACCTGCTGGCAGCCAGACCCTACACGGCCCAGGAGCTAGGCGATGCGCTAGGGGTAAGTAAGCGGACGGCCTTGCGCTTGCTGGAGGATCTGCAAGCCATCCAGGTAGACAAAGAGGGGCGCTCGCCCCGGTATCAGCTTCTGCAAAGCCAGGAGCTAAGCCCCATAGAAGCCCTGATTACGCATAGCGCTTTGCGGATGCTCTACCACCACACCCCCGGCTATGAGCCCACCTACCTATCGGCCCTCAAAAAACTGGCCCTGCGGCTGCCCTCCCCCGCCCAGGAACTGGCGCTCAAAAGCACCGAAGACCTCGAGCGTCGCACCCTCCAGCAGCGGGATGAGGGATTGGCTATGGCAATGGTGGCCGAGGCCTGGTTTAAACGCCAGTTAATCGAGTTCGACTACCTTAAGCCGGGCGGCTCGGGCAGGCCGCGCAAAAGCGTACTCGAGGTCTACTTCCTGGAGATTTCCCGTACCAATCTGGGTATGTATGTGGTGGGTTATGAGCGCAACTACCGTAAGGCCCTGCGTACCTACAAGCTGAGCCGAATGCGCCGGGTCAGGATCATTGGTGAGCCTGGCGCCTACACCATCCCCCAGGACTTCGACCCCCGCCAATACCTCTCCAATGCCTGGGGGGTGATCGGGAGCAGCGGCGGTTCGCCGGTGGAAGTCCGGCTGCGAATCCGCCCCGAGGCTGCTTACCGCATTCTGGAGGGCGGCTACCCCAACCTGCGCATTGCCTCGAGGCTCCCAGATGGGGGTCTCGAGGTTTGTATTACTGTGGGAACCAACAACGACAACTTCCCGCTCGAGCTGCTCTCGTGGGTGCAAAGCTGGGGGTCGCGCATTGAGGTTCTGGAGCCAGCCAACCTGCGGCAGCGGTGGCTTTCGGAGGCACAGGAGGTGGCAGCGCTGGCTAAAAAGGACGAGCTGGAAGACCATAACGATTCGTGACAGGATTTGTCGCGCTGAGGTGGGAGGCTATGAACATGGGTTTATCGGACAGGGCAAAAGCGCTATGGGCGAAAAGTGACCGAGAGAAGAACGACGGTTCCTGGCATCCGCTTATCGCTCATCTGCTCGATGTGGCTGCCAGCGCCGAGGTGATCCTGGAGCGCGAACCCCCCAAGACGCTCGAGCTATACGCTGCGGACTTGCAGCTCGACAGCCAGCAGGCCAAAGCCTGGATTTGTGCCCTGGCGGGGCTACACGACCTGGGCAAGGCCAGCCCGGCCTTCCAGCAGAAGTGGGATGTGGGCAAAGAGCGGGTGTGGAAAAGTGGCCTTTCTTGGACAAACAATCCCACACCCCCACCGGACGACGTTTCGCACAGCCTCATCAGTGAGGCGGTGCTGCCCAATCTCCTAGTGGAGCGAGGCTGGAAGCGTAGGGCTGCTGAGAACGTCGCGGCGGCGGTGGGCGCGCACCACGGCTTCCGGGCTACGAGGAACGACCTGGATGAAGCTTCGACCGAAAAAGAGAAAGGCAATGCGGATTGGGACAGCGTGCGCAGCGAGCTTTTCAATGCCGTGCTCAAGGTACTCCGGGTAGGGGAGGCCCCTAAGGTTTGCATCTATAAAGGCGCCGCCTTCGAGCGACTGGCGGGCCTCACCAGCTTCGCCGACTGGATCGGCTCGAGCCTCGACTTCCACCCACTTGACGACGACCTGGGTAGGTATTACCGGCAGGCCAGAGTGCGAGCGGCGCAGAGGCTCGACAGCATCGGTTGGTTCGAGCGGGAAGCCCTGATGCCCGAGATGCAAAGCCTGGAAGCGGTGTTTGCTTACCTGGGCAAACCCGGCCAGCCGTTCAAAGCCCGCCCGCTGCAGGCTGCTCTCGAGCGCATGTTGGATCATGTGAGCGCTCCCGCCTTGTTCCTGATCGAGGCTCCAATGGGCGAAGGCAAGACCGAGGCCGCATTCT contains:
- a CDS encoding C40 family peptidase; amino-acid sequence: MRIIAVLPWLIALVLAQAGPTYTVQRGDTLYSIAKRHDTTVEILMRLNGLNDATLSVGQVLQLPPQTVQHTVQRGDTLFSIARRYGSTVQAIQQENNLEGTTLSLGQVLRIPQVGVVTPSNPPAAPLNPSPTNPNPAPPAGASANLVNSTPLPSPTPPQPAPEPAPPPQPSQPLDTDYDPTHPLILVVLKYLGLPYVFGANSDRAVDCSAFVQQVFAEVGIKLPRTSREQWAAFSTVQGAMRQGDLVFFSFGGRQIDHVGIYLGRGVFAHANSYGSRVVIESLDSPFYKRVYRGAKRVEALSAQQP
- a CDS encoding S-layer homology domain-containing protein, with amino-acid sequence MLKSRLAIISFVLATFFGVFASAQTQFRDIPAGHWARQAVEFAVQCGLIEGFPDATFRGNQNLTRYQAALIFFRLYQTNRLENARPECRLAVERGAQEVAPELQQLQQRFAALERTSQDQAGKLAALEAEVRQAIETSQRVAALQERLAALEQQIQRLAQAPAQPAGPTPAELQARIAVLEQQIQRLSQAPAAPTAPQDAVALERRIATLEEQIRNRPDAARVAALEEQVRALSNQVTTLQGQVNELRQQAQQPAPQPQPQPQPQPQPEVRPVAPVAPPTRNLYFGAGAALGIIPQPAGGIFDSSNLNISGMVGVREVFLGFGLRAGLDYNLSTNALGLEAYLMRHFGSGLISPYVGVGARFLPALANPIYGTAAVGLDLNLFGPLGLFVEGNPRFESGGNVGLGARAGFKLNF
- a CDS encoding DNA polymerase Y family protein, with the translated sequence MGINYLFLDMNSYFASVEQQLRPELRGKPVAVVPMLAETTCCIAASYEAKRYGIKTGTQVQDARLLCPKLEVVEARPKEYIRIHHQILRAVDTVLPVEAVLSIDEMVCKLMGREKEPAHARKLGEQVKEAIYRHVGDQLRCSVGLGPNRFLAKVAAEMHKPDGLTLLQLSDLPHRLYSLHLRDLPGIGPNMEQRLFKHGVTSVEQLYRLSVQQLARVWGSQIHGFSWWHRLRGADLPEAPTRRRSLSHSHVLPPVFRSEAGARAVLTRLVHRAAARLRHEGYWAGSVALFVRFLEGAEKRSWEAHSRIQPSQDTLSLLRVSLQLWQQKPEGSPFKVGIVLGHLIPELELSWPLFESDQKLVRLARAMDQANGKYGPQALYFAGMHRTEQSAVTRIAFSRIPDLDLPDI
- a CDS encoding helix-turn-helix transcriptional regulator, with the translated sequence MSWERAHHKKSLRLLEARDLLAARPYTAQELGDALGVSKRTALRLLEDLQAIQVDKEGRSPRYQLLQSQELSPIEALITHSALRMLYHHTPGYEPTYLSALKKLALRLPSPAQELALKSTEDLERRTLQQRDEGLAMAMVAEAWFKRQLIEFDYLKPGGSGRPRKSVLEVYFLEISRTNLGMYVVGYERNYRKALRTYKLSRMRRVRIIGEPGAYTIPQDFDPRQYLSNAWGVIGSSGGSPVEVRLRIRPEAAYRILEGGYPNLRIASRLPDGGLEVCITVGTNNDNFPLELLSWVQSWGSRIEVLEPANLRQRWLSEAQEVAALAKKDELEDHNDS
- a CDS encoding metal-sensitive transcriptional regulator; protein product: MNTTDLNGETLDGILKRLRRIEGQVRGLQKMVEEGRPCEEVLTQMTATKKAMESASTLILQEFLTLCATDIAKGDSQKPAQIAAMLRKFAG
- the dnaX gene encoding DNA polymerase III subunit gamma/tau, with the translated sequence MSALYRQARPTTFDEMVGQEHVKEVLMNALRQGKLAQAYLFSGPRGVGKTSSARLIAQAVNCSQNPKPCGVCEGCRLVREGRHPDVLEIDAASNNSVEDVRDLRERILLAPILGNHKVVILDEAHMMSKSAFNALLKTLEEPPPHVIFIFATTEPERMPPTILSRTQHFRFRRLSEAEIVEKLQRILAGLGREAELPALGLVARLADGAMRDAESLLDRLLTLEGPLTLKQTEDALGLPPQEALFALAEALGQGQLRRALEQAHHLYAQGFAARTLAQGLLEALRAGLYGRMGLGRSPSGQADAYGGTGPHLNQPEERLVAAMTALDEAQERLLKRSDALSLELAVLSAFQALHAAPTAPSTPTSTPAIPEFDPRPRKPEGRTARPPEREEAPASPSPTPQSVADLASEWRRVMGALKTTIRAFVREAEPRFEEDRLVLLFPEQKSFHHQGAQKHLSDIQKAVQEVLGIPQVELRLGGKKKLADEPSARPSRPTAPERTSNPAASAESVPSPAPAHPPLPPEDKPTPTTARGPAPAEAIQEAPSPALEPPEPEPWSPEDSPFDAPPSDDMPEEAEARPGSEASLLEDPRFQRLVRLFGGRLRKFYPEAPREAALEATPADLEGEAD